TTACTTGCTTCTTCACCTGAAGAAAGCAGTATTTCTTGGAAACCGCTTGTGtaatctttaaaattctCGTAATATACTTGGACGGCTTTAATTTTAGGTGCAAATACTTTTCTgccatttttaaaaacatttatcATTGCAATATATAAACACCGCCATTGCTCCAGATTACTTAAAAGGGCAATACGATGCCATGAAACATACACCATGTACATTATTAGAAattctttacaaatatttaaaagaacTACTGCTTATGGGCGTCAACCTATGTTACTAATGCCGTAAATGTATAGATAGCTCAATTCAGTCAGCTAATCATAAAATTCACAGGTAAAAGATGGTATTTGAAGTTCTTCCAAGTGAAacgttaaatttttagaaactGTAAATTACTCTGAAGCAAATTTCTTAAGGATTCTGGCAACGATATGCAACAAGAACACACTGGCAATGAAACCAACGCTTAATACCATCACTACAACGGGGTCACTTAATTAACGTTAGAAAAACCTTAATAATGATTGAGTTTAACGGCTTACACTTTAAATCCACTAGCCTCATCAGTGTATAATTTCAATAAGGTAGGGGTTGAACCAGGAGCGCCAGCAGCACGAGCTCCAGCAGGACCAGAGttactttcttttgtgTTCTTTTCAACAGCAGCACGTCTCCTAAACATCACACAAAAAGTTAGCATGACATCTTACAGTAAGCaaattaacatttttcACGAACCTGATTTGAGACTTGGGACCTCCAGGAGCAGATGCAGCACTATTCTTAACACTGCCAGAGGCCTACTAGTTAGTGAATTCTTTAGGTCATAATTAATCTAGCATTCACTTACTTTTGTGGATGACATTCTGGCTGATGGGTGTTGTTAATGAATGGTTCAAACGACAATGTTCAATCGCCGTACAATTTACCCTAACAACGAACTTAGTATACCGTATTGCGAATAGCGCATTTGTAGTGCTTAACGCTATTTACATTTATATGTCagtttaaaagaaaatagatTTTATAAAGTCAGATGAACACGTTTTGAGGCATTAGCAATGGTTCTGGATATCCTTGACTAGTTCCAGGTTAAAGTTAGTAGATACCAGTTAAATACaggaaataataaatttgaaatctgTCTCGATCACTGAGAAATGTCAATAACTGTAATTGTATTTGATCATATATTAGCTAAAACCGCTAAGATTTGGATAATGGTAATTCAAGAACTTTGAACATTCTGAAGCAGAGACGAAAGGAACTTTACTACCATATGTATCAAGTTTCGTGTCAAATTGAACGTGGATTATGCAATTATTAAGTGATAACCAAAAACTAGAAATTCTAAGCAATATCAAAACGTTACTTAAACaactaaacaaaaatagTAGGAAAAAATCTCATTTGTATCTAGACAAGACTAAGCATCCAACAAGAACGCTTATCTTAAGCAAGTTATTCAAGAGCGATGCATTCAATCTCAATCTTAACACCTTGAGTGCTTAGAGGAACGGTCTTAACAGCGACACAGGAGCGTGCAGGCTTAGGATCCGGAAGGACTTCAGTGTAGACTTTGTTAACAGCAGCAAAATCATCCATATCAGCTAAGAAAATGTTGACCTTAACGATTTTATTCAAGCTACTACCAGCTTCTGTCAATACCTCTTGAAGATTCAACAAGCACTGGCGAGTTTGATCACCAACAGTGCCCTCAATGACTTTGCCATTAGCGACAGGGATTTGGCCAGAGCAATAGATTACACCATTAGCCTTAATAGCTTGGTTGTAAGGACCAGCACTGGAAAGTTTGGGACTGTTGATTGGGGTTTTGGTGCTCATTTTATGGATGAAAAACCGGGGAACAGGACGTAAAGACTGTTGGAAAGAACGATAAGCAGCAGGACGAGAAGCAACCAAAAGTCTACTTCCTAAAGCTCTAAGCATACTGAAGAAGATTCAAAATTCGGGGATATGCTGTGATATATATACTTTCCATACGTCTTCCTCCGTACATCTCCACGTATCTTCGTTATCAAGATAGTCGGATGATATcgctaaaaatttaaggCGACAACGTTCGCTTTCATTATCTAGATTGGTTCCTAAATTTGAAAGTGTTAGGGATCAATGATAATTATAAACTATTGATACTGTGCTGCCATCTCTTAATAATGCTCAGCTTCTCCTATTTAGAATgaacaatatttatttaataaaaaagtgcTTGACAATGTTAGGCTAAATCGTAttcccattttttttatatagaTAGACTCTTTGGCAGAATGGTAAAACCCTAAACGCTTGAATTCATGTTAGTATTTTATTACGcattttaaacaataacCGGACATGCAGCCTGCAGAACCTCGGGTTGAATGTTTACATTAAAGTACCCCACattaaattgctttttaaCTACTAATAACCGAAAGTTCAGAAATACTTAAACGTCAGAAAAACAGTCACGtttgataaacaaaacaaaagtgtATATTCAATTACATGTTCATAAAtcgaaaacaaatattatgtctgaatttcaaaagcttGTAATAATCGATGCCAAAGGGTATTAACAATTGATAGTTTATCATAAAAATTCTATGGAAATACTAACGCGTATTTAGCCATTTAATGGGTCGTTTAGCCTCAACGGTAGCTAAGCAACTTCTAGCAGGTCAAAAAGTGGTCGTTGTCCGATGTGAAGAACTAAATATCTCAGgacatttttttcgtaaCAAACTAAAGTATCTTGCCTATCTTCGTAAGGCCTGTCGTTACAATCCTAGCAGAGGCgcttttcattttcgtGCGCCATCCCGTATTTTCACCAAAGCAGTTCGTGGCATGCTACCGCACAAGACGACTCGTGGAAATATCGCtctgaaaaatttacagGCATTGGAGGGTATCCCTCCACCCTTTGATAAGCAAAAACGCTTAGTTGTTCCGGCTGCGCTACGCGTCTTGCGCTTGAAGCCTTCTCGAAAATATTGCACTATTGGTCGCCTTTCTTCCGAAGTAGGATGGAAGTACAAAAACATCGTTTCCAAGCTcgaagaaagaagaaaaattaaaagcgCTGCATTTTATCAGGCCAAGTCGGCTAACCAGAAACATATTAATGTTGCTAAAACCAAATCTTCTGTTAACGAAAAGCTCGCTGTTTTTGGATATTAATTACACCATGTGATCTGCTagatattttataattggAAAGTGATGACAGAGATGTATCCAACCGTATtgtaataatttaaaagagttaatgaaaatagaaaagttTTTCCAACGTTCATCATCGACAAAATGCTATgataaactaaaaaatatagtTTAATCCATTAAATGTGTTTCAGGAGTCATTGGCATACCTAGGTTTTCTTGATCTGCACTATCAAACTTGCCCGAGAATGTATTTGAATTGGATTCATCTGAAAATGGAGAAGGATTCCAAGAATTACGATCGTATTGTTCCATTACCCTTCTAGTTTGTGATTTCTGATGAAAATGATTGTATTTCTTATGATTAGACTCTCGTGAATCCGTATTACTAGGATTAGAGTCACGAGTACGCAATCGTAACACTGGACTAGGCTCACAATATGCAACTTGAGCCCCTTTTACGAAACGATTAGGGGGCTTATGATATATAGATGAAAGTGTGGAAATATTCAGCATTAGTTGCTCCGTGGTATCGGGATCGTACATTCCAGTTCCAACATTCACTGGAGGCATGTTAGCAAGTATGactttttttgctaattcaGGATTGGCTGACAACATTCGGGAGTATATTATACCTCTGTCGCGCAAATCGGGGTCATTAACTTCATCAGTGCACCACTGGAGGACATTGGTAACCATATCGGCTGCAGCAGttggtttttttaagaatacTTTAATCACCGCAGTAAGCAAAGTGAGTTGAATCTCCAAGGGTTCATCAAAAAAACCCTTTAGATAATCATTCAATAGCGTTATAGaatcttcaatttcttcggCATATTGGCCAAGTATCCAAATTACCGCAGACTTTGCATCAGGTTCATCAAGGGAATCCAAATTTTCGTAAAGAATCGGAACCAATGATTTGTAGCTTCCTGGGTATTTTCTAAGAATATCTCTAATGACAATAACTGCTTCTTGAATCACATAGGTGACTTTCGTATTCATCAATTCAATTAAGCTATCTATGCAGTCATTTTTTCGTTCCTCAATTTTTATGGCAAGGTAACCAATACATTTCACTGATTTTCGAACAAGTTCGACGTCAATCTCCGAGGCGTACTCGACGAACTCAGGAAGAATTTGATCTAAGTTGTGAATATCAGCAATTTTGGTTAGGATATCCAATTTTTCAAGCTTAACGTAAATTGGGTCATCAAAGTtacagtaaaaaaaatgtatatcATTTGCAAACATTTCTGGGCATTGTTCcaatattatctgaatgTTCCTCAGAATTACATATTGTGTTGCAGATGATTTTCTAGCTAGCAATGTGACAAGAGGAGGTTGGGTCTTCATAAAGTATTCTTTAACTCGATTGTCATCTTTCATGTAATtagttaaataaagaataacCTTTACAGCCCCCATGCACACAGCTGCATTGCCGTGTTGTAACCAAGGACTAATACGTTCAGCGAAGCTTTCGGCCTCGCCAGGCTTTTGGggaacataaaaaattaaagcatCCAAAATGGCAACTTGCAGCCACCTGAATTATTAGTATAAATTTATACAGCGAGGTTAAAAACATACTCCGAACAATCAGTGAGGCTCTTAACAAGTTTATTAGATATTTCCCTACTGAATGTGAGTTTAAATCCAGTAGATGAATTTACGATATTCATTAAAGCGGCTAAAGAGTTGGCAACAACctgatataaaaaaattagtaagGTAATAGAATCGTATAACTTACAACCGAAGATTCATCACTAagcatttctttcaaatgaTCGATTAATCCTGATGACTCcaccatttttttatcatagGAGTACAATTTTGCAATCCCAATGGCTGCAGTTTTTCGAACGTAAGGATCTGTATCATCTAATAACCTTACAATTGGATCCATAGCAGCAAcccaaaagtttttgatgTTTACCGATGTCAATGTTCTTAAAGCTAAGGACCTAATCATAGGGTTGGAAGAATAAATGTCCTAAAAGAGGTTAACATCCATCATCATAAGAGATGTacaaattagaaaattacATTCAAAATAAGTTTAACAGCTCTCTTCGCCTCTGTGGGTTTCACGCTGtcaattagtaaaaaataaagaaacttTTACAAACCTCGCGTAAATTTTCAAGTACAAATAGcatagtttttttaattctagATTATTAGATTCCATAGAAGATATCACCGATGGAAACAGTGAACTCATATCATATCCATAAGATATGCCTGCAattgctttctttaaagCAGAAATTCGTTTGTTTGCAGATTTGTCCTTATTATCTGAGCTGAAGACTGCTAGCAAATCAGCAGCGGTAGACTTTTGTTTAAGTTAGTAATTCCgaattttatgaaagtTAAATTACCGAAAAATGACTTGAACTACTCGACATTATAACAACATGCTATGTACGTGTTAACATTCAAAATGTATTGTGGTATAATACTGAGTGTTATTGTACAAAGCAAAATAACGAGTTACAGTAAAATGCTTGAATAAAAGATTGTacgaagaaaagaaaaataatgattGCTAATAAAACACGATTTTATCTCTTAGTAGGTACTAGAGTAACTGGGTAATTAAGAAGCAAATTCAAAAGACGTTTACAAAGTTTATCGGATTTACAATTTAATACACTGTCGGGAAGCGTTGATTGATATAAgcttattaatttatttatgcaaattttttagcaCGTGCGTACATAATATAAACCAAACAGAGTTCAATATAAACGGACACCCTTAGGAACATCGTAGGTTTCCAGTAATGCGATACGGCCATAACGAAAATTACAAGAACCAAAATAAGTTAAAATCActcaaaaaacaaacaataaaaattcaatcttttttaaacaagaaTGGTGGGAATAATAAACAAGCTTGTTGACAATATTATTTCCTAGAAAAAGTAATAGGTGTATAGAATCTCTCCATGAACAAAAAGAGGGAGAAAAAAGCGGTTCACTACAATGCAAAATAACggttaaaaatatttaatgatCTTAAAGGCATATCATGATAGCTCAAGGAGAAAGTAGTCCGTGCAATTAATTTCCCTAACTCAAAAACTCAGGATCGTAAGCAGATGAAATAAATGTTAAATATGGATGGATCTTCATAATAGACGATTATCAACAGACGAAAACAATATTAAGAAACAATTCcttgaaagaaaagctaTTGTTTTAAGAAAACCGAAGTGACTCACGGGAGAAATAATCgttttactgttttttaTTGTCAATGTCAACTTGTATTATGGTATTAAATACTCCTATTTTCTCGTGTGATATTTGGAATGGTTTTACCGGTTTCATCGACATTAAGAGATCGAATTACGTAtcgattttttgttgaagtAATTCCTTTGAGAGAAGTAGCAGCTATAACTCCTGAGACACCAAATAAACATTCTTTAGAGTCGGGTGCAAATTTTCCGTAAGTAAATGGTAACGGGACTTTTTTAGTTTGAATAAAGGATACTAAACTTAGGCGCTTCTTTTCAGAATCAGAAAAAGAATCTAAAAGTTTCAATTTGGCGTATAATATACCTGGTGGAAGTGTAGGTCTGGATTTAGGATTTGAGCTTGAGAAAGTGTTGTATTTCTGTAAAAGGTAAGGGGAAATTTGTTCATAATCATTAAGCGGAACAGGGAGCTTAAGGTCGTAAATTCGTTTCAAGGTGCGTACGAATCTGTCACTGCTGATGAAGGCACACTGATGCTCGAATGTGTCAAACTTTTGTATGGAAATATGACGGTTTTTTAGGATCGGTAACTTCCTCTTAGCTCCCCAATCGCCGCGAAATCTTTGGCATTTCTTCGCAGTAATTGCTTGTAGGATGGGAATCTTCGTATCATAGACATCAGGGGAGTTCCTCGGCAAGTCTGGTCTTGCTAAACTAACTGCTCGGGAGCATCTCAACAAATCAGGAAACTTcattataattttgattaaaGATATACTTTGTCAGAAACATCCAAATTCTGCCCAATGTAAACCACCACCGAAAAGTAACTGCTGAACGAAAGTGGGTACTTCTAATGAGTCAATATTGTCAATATCAATAGCAATCACTCAGAAAACACACGAATACGactgtaattttttgatgcCAGCTATTTATATACTTTTGTCGTGCAATCCAGCTTGCGAAGTGTTTTACATCAAGTGTGCACACTCATGAAAAGTATATACGAGATGAAATTCTCTCTattaatatacaaaattatgGCCAATGTTACAATAGCTAGTTTGAAGTTATAGAATCGCTTTCGTTAGGAGGTCATGTCGGCATGTTGTGTAGTAAACGTTCACTCTCCTCAAGTAGCAATGTTACTTGACTCGCACACTGTTGGATAGAGAAACAGAGTGctttaattgtttacaCTCGAGTAAACCATGACTGAGTACGATTTTAGCTTGTacttattaaatttaacgggaattttttttataattataaattagTAATACTAAAGGTATGGCTATCATAAGAAAAGTGAAACTTATAAAGGTTAACTTTCGGTAAATTTGTGTGTTCTTCCTTGTTCATTAATGAGTTTATCTCTACTAAACTAAACTATATGATTTTTCTAGTCTAAGTTTATTTACTGATAATTAATGAGTTGCTTGTCAGATCGTTTGTTGTTTATATTTGTCTATTATATTTGATCTTGAGATTCTGTATATCATGTAACagatttttaaactttttctttgactATTTGTGTGCTTATTAGCTATCTCAAAGGCTTAGGTATATTATTACTTGTTCAATACATTATGATTTGCAATAATGCAATTGTTCCAGTCACTATTCGAGCTTGAAGAATAAATTATACGAGAATGAATACATTGCTTTAATACAATCGCTATTAAAATGTTTCGGTTCATATTCTACTGTAAGCGTATTATTCAACATAGATTACCTGACTAccaataaaaattttgctttaacACACCACCAGAGGACAGGCAGGTTCCCTTACTACCCTACCACTTCTGGGTGTCTTTCTATGAACGTAATGGTTTCGTTTAATCAATTACGAAACTATTTTCTAGAAAGCAACAGCTTACGGCCATCGAAATGGCTTTTTCAGTCGTATGGTACTTCAAGTTCTGCGAATATCCTAAATGGAAAATTATTGGCAAGGTAAGATAAAGTTTATATTCTAAATTTTCTCTATGCAGATGAGCGTGCATTTCTGTGTTTGTCTTTGACGATAAAATTTTGGTGGTTTGAAAATTGATTTGCGTACATTGCTTAATTCCGTatattcttcaatttttttgtcgATACTTagaagttaaaaaattgtattggGCATTGCAGCACGTTTGAGGTTTCATCAGATTTTTTTGCTCTTAAaactttatatttttatttctctttGAGGTTACTAATGTAGCGACTAATTAGAAAATTACAACGTTCTGTTGCTGAAGAAGTGCAGGCCTTGAAAGCTAAGGATCGAAACTTTAAGCCGGCGCTTGCCATTGTACAGGTTGGAAAACGTGAGGATTCTAACGTGTACGTTcgaatgaaagaaaaggcGGCACGATTAGTTGGTATTGATTTTAAATACTGCCCGTTTCCTGAAACAATCCAAATGCCTGCCTTGCTtcatgaattaaaaaaattgaatgaCGATCATACGGTTCACGGTGTCCTTGTCCAACTTCCTCTTCCCAAGCATCTCAATGAGCGTACAGTTACTGAATCTATCACTCCGCCGAAAGACGTTGATGGATTTGGTGCATTTAACATTGGTTTATTGGCAAAGAATGATGCTACCCCCATTCATTATCCCTGTACCCCGAAAGGTATTATGGAGTTATTAAAAGATAACAAGATTTCAGTCGCTGGATTGAACGCTGTAGTTCTGGGAAGAAGTGACATTGTCGGAAATCCAATTAGCTACTTGTTGAGAAAGGACAATGCTACAGTAACTGTCTGTCATTCTAAAACTAAAGATTTAATTCAGCACATTTCTAATGCTGATTTGGTTATAGCAGCATTAGGCAAACCCGAATTTGTTCGTGGTGAATGGTTGAAACCAGGATCTGTTGTGGTAGATGTTGGCATAAACGCTGttcaaagaaat
This region of Schizosaccharomyces pombe strain 972h- genome assembly, chromosome: II genomic DNA includes:
- the rpl1603 gene encoding 60S ribosomal protein uL13, with translation MSEFQKLVIIDAKGHLMGRLASTVAKQLLAGQKVVVVRCEELNISGHFFRNKLKYLAYLRKACRYNPSRGAFHFRAPSRIFTKAVRGMLPHKTTRGNIALKNLQALEGIPPPFDKQKRLVVPAALRVLRLKPSRKYCTIGRLSSEVGWKYKNIVSKLEERRKIKSAAFYQAKSANQKHINVAKTKSSVNEKLAVFGY
- the sbh1 gene encoding translocon beta subunit Sbh1 produces the protein MSSTKASGSVKNSAASAPGGPKSQIRRRAAVEKNTKESNSGPAGARAAGAPGSTPTLLKLYTDEASGFKVDPVVVMVLSVGFIASVFLLHIVARILKKFASE
- the mug178 gene encoding mitochondrial 37S ribosomal protein bS1m, which produces MKFPDLLRCSRAVSLARPDLPRNSPDVYDTKIPILQAITAKKCQRFRGDWGAKRKLPILKNRHISIQKFDTFEHQCAFISSDRFVRTLKRIYDLKLPVPLNDYEQISPYLLQKYNTFSSSNPKSRPTLPPGILYAKLKLLDSFSDSEKKRLSLVSFIQTKKVPLPFTYGKFAPDSKECLFGVSGVIAATSLKGITSTKNRYVIRSLNVDETGKTIPNITRENRSI
- the mmf1 gene encoding mitochondrial matrix protein, YjgF family protein Mmf1, reactive intermediate imine deaminase A homolog Mmf1 is translated as MLRALGSRLLVASRPAAYRSFQQSLRPVPRFFIHKMSTKTPINSPKLSSAGPYNQAIKANGVIYCSGQIPVANGKVIEGTVGDQTRQCLLNLQEVLTEAGSSLNKIVKVNIFLADMDDFAAVNKVYTEVLPDPKPARSCVAVKTVPLSTQGVKIEIECIALE
- the apl1 gene encoding AP-2 adaptor complex subunit Apl1, with translation MSSSSSHFSSTAADLLAVFSSDNKDKSANKRISALKKAIAGISYGYDMSSLFPSVISSMESNNLELKKLCYLYLKIYASVKPTEAKRAVKLILNDIYSSNPMIRSLALRTLTSVNIKNFWVAAMDPIVRLLDDTDPYVRKTAAIGIAKLYSYDKKMVESSGLIDHLKEMLSDESSVVVANSLAALMNIVNSSTGFKLTFSREISNKLVKSLTDCSEWLQVAILDALIFYVPQKPGEAESFAERISPWLQHGNAAVCMGAVKVILYLTNYMKDDNRVKEYFMKTQPPLVTLLARKSSATQYVILRNIQIILEQCPEMFANDIHFFYCNFDDPIYVKLEKLDILTKIADIHNLDQILPEFVEYASEIDVELVRKSVKCIGYLAIKIEERKNDCIDSLIELMNTKVTYVIQEAVIVIRDILRKYPGSYKSLVPILYENLDSLDEPDAKSAVIWILGQYAEEIEDSITLLNDYLKGFFDEPLEIQLTLLTAVIKVFLKKPTAAADMVTNVLQWCTDEVNDPDLRDRGIIYSRMLSANPELAKKVILANMPPVNVGTGMYDPDTTEQLMLNISTLSSIYHKPPNRFVKGAQVAYCEPSPVLRLRTRDSNPSNTDSRESNHKKYNHFHQKSQTRRVMEQYDRNSWNPSPFSDESNSNTFSGKFDSADQENLGMPMTPETHLMD